From Ptychodera flava strain L36383 chromosome 2, AS_Pfla_20210202, whole genome shotgun sequence, the proteins below share one genomic window:
- the LOC139124167 gene encoding uncharacterized protein — MVDAGGPLSSTPVPTTDKEIKSQLSEIMETLALLGKQIEKISSVENRLSDPQKSVTYVSEYFENFRKEIKEIQLDTVQLKANNDRLQDQLTVTQRELSNTQEELHDLQQYSRRNNIEIHGIPQRNGEDTNDIVVRVAAAVGVDITPNDIDISHRLPSRQNPNQERHQPPAIIVKFVRRSVRNSIYYARKNLRGQTPNQIRIGDNNTNNIYINENLTPTMKRLFHQVNERRKQLKWRFIWTSNGKIFTRKDETSEVISVSSAKAENRIN; from the coding sequence ATGGTCGACGCAGGAGGCCCACTATCCAGCACGCCTGTTCCAACTACAGACAAAGAGATCAAAAGTCAGTTATCGGAGATAATGGAAACATTAGCACTTCTTGGAAAGCAGATTGAAAAGATTTCATCTGTAGAAAACCGGCTGTCCGACCCAcagaagtctgttacttatgtCAGTGAGtattttgaaaacttcaggaaagaaattaaagaaattcaGTTAGATACCGTTCAACTGAAAGCTAACAATGACAGACTACAAGATCAACTCACTGTTACACAAAGAGAACTGAGTAATACACAGGAGGAATTGCATGATTTACAGCAGTACAGTCGTCGCAATAATATTGAAATCCACGGAATTCCGCAACGGAACGGGGAAGACACAAATGATATCGTCGTACGAGTTGCAGCTGCTGTTGGCGTTGACATTACGCCAAACGACATAGACATTAGTCACCGTCTTCCAAGTCGTCAAAACCCGAATCAGGAACGACACCAACCACCAGCCATAATCGTCAAATTTGTCAGGAGATCGGTACGAAACAGTATCTACTATGCGAGAAAGAATCTTCGCGGGCAAACTCCAAATCAAATTCGTATAGGGGACAACAACACCAATAACATTTACATAAACGAAAACCTGACACCTACGATGAAGCGTCTTTTCCACCAAGTAAACGAAAGGAGAAAGCAGCTGAAATGGAGATTTATTTGGACTAGCAATGGCAAGATATTCACTCGGAAAGATGAAACATCGGAAGTTATCTCTGTCTCGTCAGCAAAAGCCGAAAATCGCATAAACTAA
- the LOC139124179 gene encoding uncharacterized protein, translating to MPTTAKVEPSNRPCSPATCSCIPTLDLCFYREYLIDLDISALEDFPPSKTACTIFITVLNNAELSTRLELEVELNAESPDNSVPVTADESKARFASVPVVAVVIIVVVIVVVMHRQRKFTKNRKSSKLMNLKNEFALTPQGLESFSRGNSQLEGFDDNEHAKGQKFGDVEEHKYQSLPDSRDTTYQSLDDVEDVKYESLKKADKPTTDSDGTGRRW from the exons ATGCCCACGACGGCGAAAGTG GAGCCTTCAAATCGACCTTGCTCACCTGCAACATGTTCGTGTATTCCAACCCTTGACCTTTGTTTTTACCGGGAATATCTCATAGACCTAGACATCAGTGCCTTGGAGGATTTTCCACCGAGTAAAACTGCATGTACCATTTTTATTACCGTTCTGAACAACGCTGAATTAAGCACAAGGTTGGAATTAGAG GTGGAACTGAATGCGGAATCACCGGATAACAGTGTACCAGTAACTGCTGATGAATCTAAGGCGAGATTTGCTTCTGTTCCTGTAGTTGCTGTTGTCATCATCGTTGTTGTCATAGTGGTTGTTATGCATAGacaaagaaaatttacaaag AACCGCAAATCTTCGAAGTTGATGAACCTGAAAAATGAATTTGCGTTGACGCCACAG GGCCTTGAGTCATTTAGCCGTGGGAATAGTCAACTTGAAGGGTTTGACGATAACGAGCATGCCAAGGGTCAAAAATTTGGTGACGTCGAAGAACACAAGTATCAGAGCCTTCCCGATTCCCGTGATACGACATATCAAAGTCTTGATGATGTCGAAGATGTCAAGTATGAAAGCCTTAAGAAAGCTGATAAGCCAACAACAGACAGCGATGGGACA GGCCGTCGCTGGTGA
- the LOC139147015 gene encoding tyrosine kinase receptor Cad96Ca-like → MRTREQAEISSAELILTDLLKPGIHKASLSNMDTSGTSVVVAKCLKDSSSVLQKEYLLNELDVMLSITPHVNVIKLLGCIISSGSPKPCVVLEFATNGSLKDVLHSFEDGDSNVDKGTPSVSGDKLLSFADQIACGMEHLATLKIIHRKLGIRNIFVGKGRFARLVAFHTQ, encoded by the exons ATGCGAACGCGTGAACAAGCTGAGATATCATCTGCTGAATTGATCCTGACCGACCTTTTGAAGCCGGGTATACATAAGGCCAGCCTTTCGAATATGGACACTTCGGGAACGTCCGTAGTAGTGGCGAAGTGTCTAAAAG ATTCCTCCTCCGTGTTACAGAAAGAGTATCTGCTGAATGAACTTGACGTAATGCTGTCAATCACTCCTCACGTAAACGTCATCAAGCTGTTGGGATGCATCATCAGTTCTGGATCAC CAAAGCCCTGTGTAGTCCTGGAGTTTGCAACCAATGGAAGTTTAAAGGATGTTTTGCATAGCTTCGAAGACGGAGATAGCAACGTCGATAAAGGAACGCCCTCAGTGTCTGGTGATAAACTTCTCTCCTTTGCGGATCAAATAGCATGTGGAATGGAACATCTAGCAACTCTGAAG ATTATACACCGTAAACTCGGAATCAGAAACATTTTCGTTGGAAAAGGAAGATTTGCAAGATTGGTTGCTTTTCACACGCAGTGA
- the LOC139152525 gene encoding uncharacterized protein: MERQLVNNNKKDRLTESALALNTTQVVIGVNMIILGTVQRTYNGSLAFLCTPIWCGLFFLATGTAGLTSQRRNMKFLTKISRVLSLISATILTPVLVCIVCFALATSVGYILNGECLDVFSVPPKDCDLTKRLAYTDVVVNSLLLLLGVVNIVISLLAYGCCIKRCCGQRNTNTTPTNQLSHSGVIGYHASTAPATDSSVFMVPWYGYQVTTSPLVQDQFVLSQPMAFPNMVLPMSYGPQRMDDEV, encoded by the exons ATGGAGAGACAGTtggtcaacaataataaaaaagatCGTCTCACTGAAAGTGCACTTGCCCTGAACACCACGCAGGTCGTCATAGGAGTAAATATGATCATCCTCGGGACGGTGCAGAGGACATATAATGGATCCTTAGCCTTCCTATGTACACCGATTTGGTGTGGCTTGTTC TTCCTGGCGACTGGTACAGCTGGATTGACATCTCAAAGACGAAATATGAAATTCTTG ACAAAGATCTCCAGAGTTCTAAGTTTAATTTCAGCAACCATTTTGACACCAGTTCTAGTGTGTATTGTTTGCTTTGCACTGGCCACCTCCGTTGGGTATATTCTGAATGGTGAATGCCTAGATGTATTCTCGGTCCCGCCAAAAGACTGTGATCTAACTAAGCGGCTT GCATATACCGATGTGGTTGTCAACTCATTGCTACTCTTACTTGGCGTTGTAAACATCGTTATTTCCCTCCTTGCCTACGGATGTTGCATTAAGCGGTGTTGTGGTCAACGGAATACAAACACTACACCG ACGAACCAATTATCCCATAGCGGAGTAATAGGATACCATGCTTCCACAGCGCCAGCAACGGACAGTTCGGTGTTTATGGTTCCATGGTATGGTTACCAAGTCACAACGTCGCCTC TCGTACAAGATCAGTTTGTATTATCACAACCGATGGCTTTTCCGAATATGGTATTACCCATGTCATATGGTCCACAGCGTATGGACGACGAGGTGTAA